In one window of Tumebacillus algifaecis DNA:
- a CDS encoding phage holin, LLH family, which yields MESATFDISVRDVLLMGLELGLFVLLVVLYRWKLKALGYYRTTMSVRQREWLNLIGREAFHYAERAFTHYDGPAKLNEAVKYVLERSDQQGVEVTYPEIRAVIEKAKAEMVLSK from the coding sequence GTGGAATCAGCAACCTTTGACATCTCTGTACGAGACGTCCTGCTTATGGGGTTGGAACTGGGTTTGTTCGTCCTTCTCGTGGTACTCTATCGGTGGAAATTAAAAGCGCTCGGCTATTACCGTACAACGATGAGCGTCAGACAGCGTGAATGGCTGAATTTGATCGGAAGGGAGGCCTTTCATTACGCTGAGCGGGCGTTTACTCATTACGACGGACCGGCCAAGCTGAACGAAGCGGTAAAATACGTGCTGGAGCGTAGCGATCAACAAGGTGTGGAAGTGACATACCCGGAGATCCGCGCTGTCATCGAAAAGGCGAAGGCCGAAATGGTGCTTAGCAAATAG
- a CDS encoding aminotransferase class I/II-fold pyridoxal phosphate-dependent enzyme, with protein MLKADKLKGLPPYIFARLDERVFRLRESGVQDIVDFGKADPDHPTPDAVVKRLQETAADPENHHYPAFKGSLFFREHVAKWYRERYGIEIDPETEVIALLGSKEGLFHISLAYVSAGDVGLVPDPSFPAYNDGIFFAGGEVVRLPLTKENGYLPDLEGLDDETKRRAKLLFLNYPNNPTGVFAPPDFMEKTIAFCKAHQILLCYDHAYSEVYYDSANKPKSLLEYAGGKDVGVEFITFSKTFNMAGWRLGAAIGNQEVINSLLVVQSHINSGIFAPIQFAGVTALTEITRSSFPHEQREEYKRRMSYALQKFKEIGWDVHPPQGTVYLWVPTPANLNGEQFADHLLEEYRVVVAPGTAFGSTGDRYVRLSLTTNYENVVKGIDRICEALQKQGKSPNVPAHESERSDRC; from the coding sequence ATGCTAAAAGCTGACAAATTAAAGGGCCTGCCCCCCTACATATTCGCCCGCCTCGATGAGCGGGTGTTCCGACTGCGCGAATCGGGCGTGCAAGATATTGTCGATTTTGGCAAAGCGGACCCCGATCATCCGACGCCAGATGCGGTCGTCAAACGCTTGCAAGAGACGGCAGCCGACCCGGAAAACCATCACTATCCGGCCTTCAAAGGCTCGCTGTTCTTCCGCGAGCATGTGGCCAAATGGTACCGCGAACGATACGGCATCGAGATCGACCCGGAAACGGAAGTGATCGCACTGCTCGGTTCGAAAGAAGGGCTCTTTCACATCTCGCTCGCCTATGTCTCGGCAGGAGACGTCGGTCTCGTACCCGATCCGTCTTTTCCAGCCTATAACGATGGCATCTTTTTTGCGGGCGGCGAGGTCGTGCGGCTGCCTTTGACCAAAGAAAATGGCTATCTGCCCGACCTCGAAGGGCTTGATGACGAGACCAAACGGCGGGCAAAACTTTTGTTCCTCAACTATCCGAACAATCCGACGGGCGTCTTTGCACCGCCCGATTTTATGGAAAAAACGATCGCTTTTTGTAAAGCGCATCAAATTTTGCTCTGCTATGACCATGCCTACAGCGAAGTGTATTACGATTCGGCCAACAAACCGAAAAGCCTCCTCGAATATGCAGGCGGCAAGGATGTCGGCGTGGAGTTCATCACGTTTTCTAAAACGTTCAATATGGCAGGCTGGCGTTTGGGCGCCGCCATCGGCAACCAAGAGGTGATCAATTCCTTGCTCGTCGTGCAAAGCCACATCAACTCCGGCATCTTTGCACCGATTCAATTTGCAGGGGTCACGGCGCTCACCGAGATCACTCGCTCTTCCTTCCCGCACGAGCAGCGTGAAGAGTACAAGCGCCGCATGAGTTACGCCTTGCAAAAGTTCAAAGAGATCGGCTGGGATGTACATCCACCACAAGGCACCGTCTACCTCTGGGTACCGACGCCAGCCAACCTGAACGGCGAGCAGTTTGCCGATCACCTGTTGGAGGAGTACCGTGTGGTGGTGGCGCCAGGGACCGCATTTGGCAGCACAGGTGATCGCTATGTCCGGCTGTCACTGACCACCAACTATGAAAATGTGGTTAAAGGGATCGACCGCATCTGCGAAGCTTTACAAAAACAAGGCAAGTCCCCAAACGTTCCCGCTCATGAAAGCGAACGGAGCGACAGATGCTAA